A single region of the Gemmatimonadales bacterium genome encodes:
- a CDS encoding tetratricopeptide repeat protein translates to MILRKATEFSDTGQHAAVVDYLAGLPPNEITSSPTLALLFGIALARLGRHAEGARWVDIALKQARERGDRAIEARALNVQGAIALEAGRIDEAATYFSRVLEEATRDADHAAVGRCSNNLGIIANLRGDYGRAIGSYTMAVASFEQVALHRGVSEARHNLGIAYRDQGDLATALATAEGAVEEAEVAGDRALAAQTRAGRAEVRILSGEAELGHREVERALAMHRELGDTVGEAEDLRVFALALAALGDTEQAESTLRAVTERAEASERPLLAAQARRDLAHLLKRLGRVAEAKDFALTGRAQFSQLGAAAEVRKLDELIRQLG, encoded by the coding sequence ATGATCCTTCGCAAAGCCACGGAGTTCTCGGATACCGGCCAGCACGCGGCCGTCGTGGACTATCTCGCCGGGCTGCCCCCCAACGAGATCACCAGCTCGCCCACGCTGGCGCTGCTCTTCGGTATCGCGCTGGCACGGCTGGGCCGGCACGCGGAAGGTGCGCGCTGGGTCGATATCGCCCTCAAGCAGGCTCGGGAGCGCGGCGACCGGGCGATCGAGGCGCGCGCGCTCAACGTGCAGGGCGCGATCGCCCTCGAGGCCGGGCGCATTGACGAGGCCGCCACGTACTTCTCGCGGGTGCTCGAGGAGGCTACGCGGGACGCCGATCACGCCGCCGTCGGGCGCTGCTCGAACAACCTCGGCATCATCGCGAACCTCCGCGGGGACTACGGCCGCGCGATCGGCTCCTACACGATGGCGGTGGCGTCCTTCGAGCAGGTCGCCCTGCACCGGGGGGTCAGCGAGGCGCGCCACAACCTCGGGATCGCGTACCGCGACCAGGGCGATCTTGCCACGGCGCTCGCGACGGCCGAAGGCGCCGTGGAGGAGGCTGAGGTGGCAGGCGACCGCGCCCTTGCCGCGCAGACCCGCGCGGGCCGGGCGGAGGTCCGCATCCTGTCCGGCGAAGCGGAGCTCGGCCACCGCGAGGTGGAGCGCGCGCTCGCCATGCACCGTGAGCTCGGCGACACCGTGGGCGAGGCCGAGGACCTCAGGGTGTTTGCGCTGGCGCTCGCGGCGTTGGGCGATACGGAGCAGGCCGAGAGCACCCTGCGCGCGGTGACCGAGCGGGCCGAAGCTAGCGAGCGCCCGCTGCTCGCGGCCCAGGCGCGGCGCGACCTGGCTCACCTGCTCAAGCGCTTGGGGCGCGTCGCCGAGGCCAAGGACTTCGCTCTGACCGGGCGCGCGCAGTTCAGCCAGCTCGGTGCCGCGGCCGAGGTGCGCAAGTTGGACGAGCTGATCAGGCAGCTCGGCTAG
- a CDS encoding ABC transporter substrate-binding protein has protein sequence MTRMMLRLTALGLPALVGAWACAREAGCPDGWCGTAVVVTSAEPDVLLPPVASTDVAVALSDLVFVKLADVGADLGTVGDSGFVPVLARSWRRDDSLTVTFSLRPEALWHDGTPVTSADVAFTFDVYRDSLVASPARPRLGRIASVTASDAHTVVVRFSERYPEQLFDAVYHMRVLPKHLLDSVPRGRLASHPFGRNPVGAGPFRFVRWRPGESVELEGDAAFFVARPGLRRIVWRFIPVPAMTLTQLIAGEADVHGSVTGPDDVRRVSEAGHLSTVRYPTPVYGFVGFNLSDPRAEARPHALFADRELRRALSMGIDREALVRATLGDLGEVPVGPVSRSLWIWTDSVEQIRYDSAAARARLAELGWRDTNGDGVLDRGGRRLAFRLIVPSSSGLRRRAAVVLQDQFRRLGVAMEIEELEFNAFMSRARAGRFDAYFGAWAQDPSPASIRDTWTSAGIGAFNYGGYANPEVDRLVDEALAAPDRAAARVRWREAVSRLNADAPAIWLYAPVAVAAVHRRFEDVTVRPDQWAATLWTWRVRASERLARDLVAQQ, from the coding sequence ATGACCCGAATGATGCTTCGGCTCACGGCCCTAGGCCTTCCCGCGCTGGTCGGGGCGTGGGCGTGCGCGCGGGAGGCCGGGTGTCCTGACGGCTGGTGCGGCACGGCCGTGGTCGTGACGAGCGCCGAGCCGGACGTGCTGCTCCCGCCCGTGGCGAGCACCGACGTCGCGGTCGCGCTCAGCGACCTCGTCTTCGTCAAGCTGGCGGACGTGGGCGCAGACCTGGGCACGGTGGGCGACTCGGGGTTCGTCCCGGTGTTGGCTCGCTCGTGGCGCCGGGATGACTCGCTCACCGTCACGTTCTCGCTCCGGCCCGAGGCGCTCTGGCACGACGGGACGCCCGTGACCTCCGCCGACGTCGCCTTCACCTTCGACGTCTACCGTGACTCGCTGGTCGCCTCGCCCGCGCGTCCGCGGCTCGGGCGCATCGCCTCCGTCACCGCGAGCGACGCCCACACCGTGGTGGTCCGTTTCAGTGAGCGATACCCGGAGCAGCTCTTCGACGCCGTCTACCACATGCGCGTCCTGCCGAAGCACCTCCTAGACTCGGTGCCCCGTGGACGCCTGGCCTCGCATCCGTTCGGGCGAAACCCGGTGGGCGCTGGTCCGTTCCGCTTCGTGCGCTGGCGTCCGGGCGAGTCGGTGGAACTGGAGGGCGACGCCGCCTTCTTCGTCGCGCGCCCCGGCTTGCGCCGGATCGTCTGGCGGTTCATCCCCGTCCCCGCGATGACGCTCACGCAGCTCATCGCCGGGGAGGCGGACGTCCATGGCTCGGTGACCGGCCCGGACGACGTGCGTCGCGTGAGCGAGGCCGGCCACCTCAGCACCGTGCGCTATCCGACGCCGGTGTACGGTTTCGTCGGGTTCAACCTGAGCGACCCGCGCGCCGAGGCGCGGCCGCACGCGCTGTTCGCGGACCGCGAGCTGCGGCGGGCCCTTTCGATGGGGATCGATCGGGAGGCCCTCGTGCGTGCCACGCTCGGCGACCTCGGCGAGGTGCCGGTAGGCCCGGTGAGCCGGAGCCTGTGGATCTGGACCGACAGCGTCGAGCAGATCCGGTACGACTCGGCCGCGGCGCGCGCGCGGCTCGCCGAGCTCGGGTGGCGTGACACGAATGGCGACGGCGTGCTCGACCGCGGGGGCCGGCGGCTCGCATTCCGTCTCATCGTGCCGTCGTCGAGCGGGCTGCGGCGCCGCGCCGCGGTCGTGCTGCAGGACCAGTTCCGGCGGCTCGGTGTCGCGATGGAGATCGAGGAGCTGGAGTTCAACGCCTTCATGAGCCGGGCGCGGGCGGGGCGCTTCGATGCCTACTTCGGCGCCTGGGCGCAGGACCCGAGCCCGGCGTCGATCCGGGACACGTGGACGAGCGCGGGTATCGGCGCGTTCAACTACGGCGGCTACGCGAACCCTGAAGTGGACCGGCTCGTGGACGAGGCGCTCGCGGCGCCAGACCGGGCCGCGGCGCGCGTGCGCTGGCGGGAGGCCGTCTCACGCCTCAACGCGGACGCGCCCGCGATCTGGCTGTACGCGCCGGTCGCAGTGGCCGCCGTGCACCGGCGGTTCGAGGATGTCACGGTACGGCCCGACCAGTGGGCCGCGACGCTCTGGACCTGGCGCGTGCGGGCGTCGGAGCGGCTCGCGCGGGACTTGGTGGCGCAGCAGTAG